In Natronococcus occultus SP4, the following proteins share a genomic window:
- the endA gene encoding tRNA-intron lyase, with the protein MSLEGRFEDGVVRVGGDARQRYHDSRGYGYPLAGNEIALAPVEAAHLLYRGDLAAVVDGDERLDFRSLLAREPGPDFGVRFLVYADLRERGFYLSPAAEPWIEDPPETEFAVFPRGKGPDDGEIAYALQVLGERTDVAGRDLEDGVLAVVDEESEITYFEVSRRDPSGSSATGLPDGCSADLLADRVVVWEPPLELYERTFYGQPLEGREYDEPTLQCSLLEATYLAERGALGLDPAAVRERGREVEGERFDRRLRVYAELRERNIVPKTGYKFGADFRTYADVESVEDLGHSELLVRVHPADHVFEPRDIALDVRLAHGVRKTMVFALVAEDDIEWWSVERLTP; encoded by the coding sequence ATGTCACTCGAGGGGCGGTTCGAGGACGGCGTCGTCCGCGTCGGTGGCGACGCCCGCCAGCGCTATCACGACTCGCGGGGCTACGGCTACCCGCTTGCGGGCAACGAGATCGCCCTCGCGCCGGTCGAGGCGGCACATCTACTCTACCGGGGCGATCTCGCGGCCGTCGTCGACGGCGACGAGCGACTCGACTTCCGATCGTTGTTGGCCCGCGAGCCCGGCCCCGACTTCGGGGTTCGCTTTCTGGTCTATGCCGACCTCCGTGAGCGAGGCTTCTACCTTTCGCCGGCCGCCGAGCCGTGGATCGAGGATCCACCGGAGACGGAGTTCGCCGTCTTTCCCCGCGGAAAAGGACCCGACGACGGCGAGATCGCCTACGCCCTGCAGGTTCTCGGAGAGCGAACCGACGTCGCCGGACGGGACCTCGAGGACGGCGTCCTCGCGGTCGTCGACGAGGAAAGCGAGATCACGTACTTCGAGGTGAGCCGACGGGACCCGTCGGGATCCTCCGCGACGGGACTCCCTGACGGCTGTAGCGCGGATCTGCTCGCCGACCGGGTCGTCGTCTGGGAGCCGCCCCTGGAGCTGTACGAACGGACGTTCTACGGCCAGCCCCTCGAGGGTCGGGAGTACGACGAGCCGACGCTGCAGTGTTCCCTGCTCGAGGCGACCTACCTCGCCGAGCGGGGCGCGCTCGGCCTCGATCCCGCGGCGGTCCGGGAGCGGGGCCGCGAGGTCGAGGGCGAGCGGTTCGATCGCCGACTGCGGGTCTACGCCGAACTCCGCGAGCGCAATATCGTCCCCAAGACCGGATACAAGTTCGGCGCGGACTTCCGGACCTACGCCGACGTCGAGAGCGTCGAGGATCTCGGTCACTCCGAACTGCTGGTGCGGGTCCATCCCGCCGATCACGTCTTCGAGCCTCGCGACATCGCCCTCGACGTTCGGCTGGCCCACGGGGTCCGCAAGACGATGGTGTTCGCGCTGGTCGCCGAGGACGACATCGAGTGGTGGTCGGTCGAGCGGCTGACGCCCTGA
- a CDS encoding methylated-DNA--[protein]-cysteine S-methyltransferase, whose amino-acid sequence MWSHVFDHGIEIDDSRIEASSETIRDQLREYEDGARETFVLEIAYPDDFTGAVMRPIAAIPFGETRTYGDLAADLETAPIAVGQACGRNPVPVVVPCHRVVGHDSLGGYAGGLALKRRLLEHEGGSIPGLEHQ is encoded by the coding sequence ATGTGGAGTCACGTGTTCGACCACGGGATCGAAATCGACGACTCGAGAATCGAGGCGTCCTCGGAGACGATTCGCGACCAGCTCCGTGAGTACGAGGACGGTGCCCGCGAGACGTTCGTCCTCGAGATAGCGTACCCCGACGATTTCACGGGAGCCGTTATGCGACCGATCGCGGCGATTCCGTTCGGCGAGACCCGCACCTACGGCGACCTCGCGGCCGACCTCGAGACGGCACCGATCGCCGTCGGGCAGGCCTGCGGCCGGAACCCGGTCCCCGTCGTCGTCCCCTGTCACCGCGTCGTGGGTCACGACTCGCTCGGCGGGTACGCCGGCGGCCTGGCGCTGAAACGGCGCCTGCTCGAGCACGAAGGGGGTTCGATTCCGGGACTCGAACACCAGTAG